From a region of the Thermodesulfobium sp. 4217-1 genome:
- a CDS encoding Mrp/NBP35 family ATP-binding protein, with the protein MSDKAQENNPGIMEPLVLPNVKKVVAILSGKGGVGKSTTTSLLACEFARRNFKVGILDADVTGPSIPKLFGVNKKLEVKNDKLQPATTKTGIKVISLNLLLPSEDDPVIWRGPMLSKVIKEFWEQVDWGDLDYLFIDLPPGTSDVLITVFQSIPVDGAIVVTTPQDLASLIVKKSMKMVKRVKNGKLFGIVENMSYFVCPDNQKEYYIFGASKVEKIAMEYGIEVLAKVPIDPVMVQMADDGKIEGYSKEIFSHLKI; encoded by the coding sequence ATGTCAGATAAAGCTCAGGAAAACAATCCGGGTATTATGGAACCCTTAGTTTTGCCAAATGTAAAAAAAGTTGTTGCAATATTGAGCGGGAAGGGCGGAGTAGGAAAGAGCACTACTACTTCACTTTTAGCGTGTGAGTTCGCAAGAAGAAACTTTAAGGTGGGAATATTGGATGCTGATGTGACGGGACCTAGCATACCAAAGCTATTTGGCGTTAATAAGAAGTTAGAGGTTAAAAACGATAAATTGCAGCCAGCTACCACAAAAACGGGTATAAAGGTAATATCTCTTAATTTGCTTTTGCCTTCAGAGGACGATCCTGTAATCTGGCGTGGTCCAATGCTCTCAAAGGTTATCAAAGAATTTTGGGAACAGGTTGATTGGGGAGATTTAGATTATCTGTTTATAGACTTGCCGCCTGGAACTTCTGATGTTCTTATCACAGTTTTTCAGTCAATTCCTGTGGACGGCGCAATTGTGGTGACTACTCCTCAAGACTTAGCTTCTCTAATAGTAAAAAAGAGTATGAAGATGGTAAAAAGAGTGAAGAATGGAAAGCTCTTTGGCATTGTTGAGAATATGAGTTATTTTGTGTGTCCTGACAATCAAAAGGAATATTATATATTTGGTGCCTCCAAGGTTGAGAAGATTGCTATGGAATATGGTATAGAAGTTCTGGCAAAAGTGCCTATTGACCCTGTAATGGTTCAAATGGCCGATGATGGCAAAATTGAAGGCTATTCAAAAGAGATCTTTTCACACTTAAAAATATAA
- a CDS encoding NAD(P)/FAD-dependent oxidoreductase gives MKEYDVIIVGAGPAGIFAALELTKRLENSRVLIVEKGHDISNRHCPMRDRKTQCLNCSPCALMSGWGGAGAFSDGKLTLSTDIGGNLADIIGEESLSNLVSYVDKIWVDFGGTEQVFSPNQEEETELKKRSILADLKYIPFRVRHLGTDKSPVILQNMKDDLEKKIDILTSSTVDEIIVKDNCVKGIKMSDGSVYKSSYVIVSPGRDGADWIFNEAKRLGIEVQNNPVDIGVRVELPATIMEELTKITYEIKLVYYSKLFEDKIRTFCMNPYGEVVSEQSDGVITVNGHSYADRKTENTNFALLVSKSFTEPFKDPISYGKYIARLANLLGGGVMVQRLGDLLEGRRSTKERLLKSVVSPTLKGATPGDISLVLPYRHLKSIIEMLQALDKLAPGVYSRYTLLYAVEVKYYSSRLKLNVELMTPIEGLYGAGDGVGVTRGLIQASASGVLAAKSIINKIKN, from the coding sequence TGAAAATAGCAGAGTATTAATAGTGGAAAAGGGACATGATATATCCAACAGGCACTGTCCAATGAGGGATAGGAAGACTCAGTGTTTGAATTGCTCTCCTTGTGCTCTGATGAGTGGATGGGGCGGTGCAGGTGCATTTAGCGATGGAAAACTAACGTTATCTACTGATATTGGCGGAAATCTTGCTGATATTATAGGCGAAGAAAGCTTAAGCAATCTGGTGTCTTATGTGGACAAAATATGGGTAGATTTTGGCGGAACAGAGCAAGTATTTTCTCCAAATCAAGAAGAAGAGACAGAATTAAAAAAGAGATCTATCTTAGCTGATTTGAAGTATATACCATTTCGGGTTAGACATCTGGGTACAGATAAATCTCCCGTTATATTACAGAATATGAAAGACGATTTAGAAAAAAAGATTGATATTCTTACATCGTCCACTGTGGACGAGATCATAGTAAAAGACAATTGCGTTAAGGGTATCAAGATGTCAGATGGATCTGTTTATAAAAGTTCGTATGTCATAGTTTCTCCTGGCCGCGATGGGGCAGACTGGATTTTTAATGAAGCCAAGAGATTGGGCATTGAAGTGCAAAACAACCCTGTAGACATTGGCGTGAGGGTAGAGCTTCCTGCTACTATCATGGAAGAGCTAACAAAAATAACCTATGAAATAAAGTTAGTATATTACTCTAAGCTCTTTGAAGATAAAATAAGAACATTTTGTATGAATCCTTATGGCGAGGTTGTGAGTGAACAAAGCGATGGGGTAATTACCGTAAATGGTCACAGCTATGCTGATAGAAAGACCGAAAATACAAATTTCGCCTTGCTTGTCAGCAAATCTTTTACAGAGCCCTTTAAGGATCCTATCTCTTATGGGAAATACATTGCAAGGCTGGCAAACCTTTTGGGCGGCGGCGTGATGGTTCAAAGATTGGGAGACCTCCTGGAAGGGAGAAGATCCACCAAAGAAAGACTTCTAAAATCTGTGGTTTCTCCTACATTAAAAGGTGCTACCCCTGGCGATATAAGTTTGGTATTGCCTTATAGACATCTGAAGAGCATTATAGAAATGCTTCAGGCATTGGATAAACTTGCACCTGGAGTTTATTCTCGCTATACTTTACTCTATGCTGTCGAGGTTAAATACTATTCCTCAAGGTTGAAATTAAATGTCGAACTGATGACACCGATTGAGGGATTGTATGGAGCAGGTGATGGAGTCGGAGTGACAAGAGGTCTAATACAGGCTTCTGCATCTGGTGTGCTGGCAGCAAAGAGCATTATAAATAAGATAAAAAATTAA